The Oryzias latipes chromosome 4, ASM223467v1 genome includes a window with the following:
- the LOC101163240 gene encoding fetuin-B, whose protein sequence is MSGFLLVLCLALWHQGGTAGPDPPGCSSPDAVRVAEEALEKINQDRTSGYILSLNRLYDVSHTPQQEQRGSHYTLTIDVIETKCHISSKKAWKQCQVRGVDKVPVYGECQVSVFVDPQVKLQSYSCVLREVPATAVVDVCPDCPTAENLNDPIIVETANISLKRFNEESSLANYFTLENITKASSQWVVWPSYFVEFTILETVCSKKADPSELSSCPTMNCQFAHRGFCLGTHVALEEEFETINPVERKGGSLRNHKPVEVKCEIYEPQAAAAEKQAHATAGSGHPELHDHNHTHLHAHEHVHSDSPSPAASNAQGPIGTVVHLPASPRSAPLASSCPGPRRHNLHIVKLKL, encoded by the exons ATGAGTGGGTTCCTGCTGGTCCTTTGTCTTGCTTTGTGGCACCAGGGGGGGACAGCAGGGCCCGACCCGCCAGGCTGCAGCAGCCCTGATGCGGTGAGGGTGGCAGAAGAGGCTCTGGAAAAGATTAACCAGGACAGAACAAGCGGATACATCCTGAGCCTCAACAGACTGTATGATGTCTCCCACACGCCACAACAG GAGCAAAGAGGGTCACACTACACTCTGACCATTGATGTCATAGAAACAAAATGTCATATCAGCAGCAAGAAAGCTTGGAAACAATGTCAAGTCAGAGGCGTTGATAAAGTTCCA GTGTATGGAGAGTGTCAGGTATCAGTGTTTGTTGATCCTCAAGTGAAACTTCAAAGCTACTCCTGTGTCCTGCGTGAAG TTCCAGCTACCGCAGTGGTGGACGTCTGTCCTGACTGCCCCACGGCTGAAAACTTGAACGACCCGATTATCGTGGAGACCGCCAACATCTCCCTCAAACGATTTAACGAAGAAAGCTCTCTGGCCAACTACTTCACCCTGGAAAACATTACTAAAGCCAGTTCACAG TGGGTTGTCTGGCCCTCTTACTTTGTGGAGTTCACCATTCTTGAGACAGTGTGTTCCAAGAAAGCAGATCCTAGTGAGCTGAGCAGCTGTCCAACAATGAACTGTCAGTTTGCT CACAGAGGCTTCTGTTTGGGAACTCATGTTGCTCTTGAGGAGGAATTTGAAACCATAAACCCTGTTGAGAGAAAAGGTGGCTCTTTAAGGAATCACAAACCTGTCGAGGTGAAGTGTGAGATCTATGAACCTCAG gctgctgctgcagaaaaacaggCCCATGCAACTGCAGGCAGTGGGCATCCTGAGCTTCATgaccacaaccacacacacctcCATGCACACGAGCATGTGCATTCAGACTCACCCAGCCCGGCGGCCTCTAACGCCCAAGGTCCCATCGGCACTGTAGTGCATCTGCCTGCCTCACCTCGATCTGCCCCTTTGGCGAGCTCCTGCCCCGGACCCCGTAGACACAACCTGCACATAGTCAAACTCAAGCTCTGA